The DNA sequence tGTCAGCTGCAGAATTAGGACTCATATACAAGCCAATTTCTGATAAGTCAAGTCAATTTGACATATtgtttgcatgtgcatgcataATATTACTTCTAAAACATTGCAGAGCAGGCatttgaaagaaagacaaatgtgAGAAGTAGTTTTTACAAATGAGATGAaaactggaaataaaaactacattCAACAGACACAGTAGGGTAAGAGATATTCTCACACACCTTCATAGCATGATGGAGTTTCTCAGCGAAGAAAGCCGAAGTGTTCCAGGAACATTTTACTAGAATTTAATGAGACAAACATTCACAGTGAAAATATGCACCGTCCATATGATGCTGTGTGTGACAGCTCAGTGTTTATTCGTTTCCTTTAATAATGTGTTATGTTCAGGCTAAAGTAGTTGAGACAAGGTTTGTTGTtaagtcatggagtcccacggTGGAGACTAGAATGTGCAGACATTATCATTGGGTATGTCCAACTCCATTTCATGCACTTCTCTTCACTTCCGCTTGTTCAGCTAATTTTGTCTATTTGTGCATTTAAGTTTTTCGGTTTCTTTATGGATTCCACATGTTGCATGAATGAGACTTTTTGTTACACCCTTTTGTCCAGCTAGCAGTTGAAGTAAAGCATTAATTTGAaaatttgtgtgaaatgtctttttggTGACCCTCTAACCTTGCCTTCAGAGTAGCCATGTTGCAAAAAGTATACAAATACACTAGAAACATCATAGTCTAATGGGCAGGCTTCTATAAAACCACCTTCAGGACATACATTGTATGTTTGGCCCTGTATTCCTCTCCAGGACAATGCCTATTCTCACACCGTTTCTATAATGTGGATAACAGCTTGTGGTCCAGTTAACAGCTTCTCCATGTAAATTTAATGGGTCAAGCAACCCTCAGTGCTTGTCTAAGGACAACATAGTCTCAAACATTACTAAATTATAGTAATTGTCCATAACTGAATGTGCAACAATCACGGGTAAAGTTTGGGGAGGGTAACGAATCCTTAGTTATTTAAAGagattaaaacacttaaaaaaaaaaaaaaaaactctggtaaTCTACTTCATCCAGACTGTGGGTGTTCTTCGACCAAAATTGATTAACAGTGGCATCGCAGCATAAGCAAATAAGTGAATAAGTGAGAAGACCACaattcaaaataacaaatctCATGTGTTCCACATGTACTGAAAAGCTCTGAAAGAACtcagtcataaaaaaatataaaactacatTGGATCAAATCATGAAAGAACTGCTGAAACCCTCCTTACCGATGTCAATGAGACAGTCCTCAATGTCTCCCTTCAGCTCCAGCTGCAGGGCTTTAGGTAAGGTGAGGTCACTGATGGTAGCATACTGCTGGAACGCtaacaggaagacagacagcagGTAGTCAGGGTGTGTCATGCTTGGATTGAAAACAGGTTTGTATTGAGATATTACATATACTACAAACATTTctggaataataaaaaaaaaaaaagcctttgcctttttttttttttaaatgtatgtttagaCGTGAACTGCCAGACATACTCCAACTCAGGGATGTCAAACTAATTTTACATCATGGGCCACATACTCATAATTTGATCCCAAGTGGGCCAGACCGTAAACTACCACAGAGTTAGTCAGCTTGATGTTGGCAAACCAAAGTTGCTTCtgatatgaacacacacacaccttgcttCTCTCCCCCTATCAGATCTAGCCATCCTTTCCATTAAAAGACTGAAAttcccaaaagaaaaaaaaaattgagaaagtacagttacagaaacaaataaaaattggaAACCAATTATTTCTCTGCAATTTTCACACCAACATCCAGTGGGCCTGATTGGACCATGTGGCGGCCAGTTCTGGCTCACGGGCCAtatgtttgacacccctgctctaAACAGGAATTAACAATGAATcgttaaaatttaaattaatgacTTCAGACGTCACTACGTCTTAGTTTAAAGAGATTTtctatttagtcattttgatgTGGGACTAgttattagtttattttagaTAAGACAATTTTAGTTCCACTTTTAAAGGACATCTGTTTTGCACAAGAGGAATTTTGTAGCTCatcctgcaaaaaaaataaaaataaaaaaataaaaataaaaaataaaaaataaaagaaaatcctgAAAAAATGTGTACTTAAAAATTGTATCAAATAGTGAGTTGAGTGTTTTGTTAAATCCCTACTAAAACATCCAGCCAAAGTACAAAATATGAACAGTAACCATTTTGCAGTTAGAAAGCCGTTCTTGTTCACACCGGAGAACATGGGCACCAGGCATCAGACGAACTGGAGATGCTTCTTAAACATCTCCTTCACAGtaatgtttttgctttatttaactTGTAAAGTATGCAGTACAGATACATGGAGCATTGCCATGTTAAAAGACTATGtacataaatataaagaaatctaCTAGAATATATTAAACTCCACAGACAGTTTTCAGCAAACAATAGACTGAATAGGTCCTTCGCTGGTGGGTGTGTTCACCCTGTTACCTGAAAGAGTGTGGTGACACTTGtttttccaggtgtgtgtgtgtagtctttGAAATTAAGGTCAGAGTGAGCCTCTGGTGAGTCAACCCCAACAGTGGAAGCATTCACACATTTCCATCACTCACTTTTGCAGAGCTGCGGTGCGCTGCGCGTGGTCAGGATGTCGATGAAGGCAGAAACATTGGTTCCTTTGATCTTCTCACCTGCCTCAAACAGGACCTACAGAAACAACACGCCATTACCAGGTAATATTGTTCTCGCCACACTTTAACATGAATGAATAAGTCTAACAATAGTCTATTTCTTCTTATAACTGATCCTACAGATAAGCCTGATGTTTCTTCTTCCGCCGTGCCatagttctaaaaaaaaaaaaaaactattcaaaagCATGTCACTGCACCACTGTTACACCTTTCGATGTGTTCCTTTATTACAGTAAACACTGGTTTGTTTTGACTCAGTCCCACAGATGCAATCCTGCTGCAGGAAATACTCCCTAGAGCACCAAATGTTTAGTAATCcactgctgaaaatagtccccaaccaATGCATTATCTAGtcctgtttgagtaacatttgATAAATACTAGTGTCCAGcagtttttattacaaaatgaagttaatattttatagtcattttgtttttcacaatatgttgaaaataaagaGTTAAACATCAGCCTTGTGACTTTACCTCTGAGTCCCTTTTGACCAGATCGTTGTTGATTTCCGTGCTCTCGTCTTTATTTGCCTTAAGCATGGCCAGGAGGGCCGTGGTGAAGTCCCCCCTGGTCTCTGCCTTAATAACGTCCTCCAGCTCCGTTTTGTACACTGAGGAACAAAGACCATTTCAGCACTAAGATGATGGAACAAAGTGGGACTGCAGCAGGTAAAACTTTAAGGCCTACAGTTGTCATGACTGGGACATTATGCCGTCTAAAGAATTCAGCGTTGGGCTTCTGCTGCATGCACGGAGACACTAAAGAGTGTCAGGTAAAGGCATCACGTTTTGTCAAATGTGAAAACCTTTCAGGACCTTTGCTTGTTCACCAAATAACACAGTACCTTCTTTGTAGACCCTCTTGATCTCTCGAATCTCTTGATTTGTTCTTGATGCCAGAATCTCCACCAGGATGTGTTCATGGGTGCCCAAACCCTGttgcaagaaagaaaatgctgGGGCTGACCAAATGCAAAACATGTAATATAACAATACTTTTATAGGACTCTTTAAGACATAATTACAAACTATTAAACAAGCATTAAACATTAGGGATCAAATCGATAACTACAGAAAGTAGCACAGCCATGAAGAGggacacatatacatatgtgaTATTTGGTACATAAGGCGTTGATATTTACCTTTGTGGCCTTCCTAAACAGGTAGGCATCAAAGTGAGCGGGCGTTGAGATCAGAGCGAGAGCCAGATCCTCCAGATGTGAGGAGAGAACTGACTGCAGAGCTTTATCCAAACTCTGCAAGATACACCAAGGCATAATGTCATCGTAAAGCAGACTAAGACTGCTGCAGAAATTTAAAACcatagtgtgtgttttggtttaggTTACATCTGCCACACTGCCTATTTTGAGTGGGAGAGTcttttataaaaagtaaaataaaaagttgtcaGACAGTTGTCGCTATGCAACCTGATGCACCATTGTGATTTGTTACATTaaaccatctgagaagctgtCATTGGGAAAGGGCAGGgactattaaataaaaagaattctGGCAGGTCATTTGATGAACAATCACATCAGCCATTGCCACGCAACACCAGAAACAGTCCCACACCAAAGCCACGCCCATAGCTCTGACCGCATACTGGTGGTTCTGTCTGACAAGATGGATTTCTGTGTCATATGTGATCCCACAATGTTTGCGTGATCCTGCATGAATAtgcgcatttaaaaaaaacgtcttcATCACGCGACCTGAACGACAACGAGCAGGAACAATAAAACTAGATTTGGGTGAGGTACAAAGGGCATCGAGTTGTTGTTGACGACTTTcgtaataaatgttttttttttttaacctttattaaaatgttcatCTACGACATGCTAAAACATAATATCCTGTAAACCAGACATCTGCAAGCTCATGTTTCATTTGCTCTGGCAGATATGGAGCGAATTTATCTGACCACATCGACTCTGGCTCCATGAGAAATGATCCCTCACCTGCCCAGCCGAGGCTTCATACACAGCCTTGATCTTCTGCCTCTGCTCGTTGCTTCTCTTCACCAGGATGGCAAAGATCACATCCTTGTCCACTTCTGTGAGGGATACATTGTACTTTACTTTCTTTAAAGCGCTTAGAGAAGAACATTtgtctctttaaataaaaaaaaaaatcttagaatAATGAAAAACAGAAGGGCAGCTTGACTTTCATCCCGTTTAAAATGGCTTACATTGAGGAAATgttattcacattttaattgttagAGTTCTTTACCTTTAAATTGTACACCATCTGCAAAAACATTAACCAcccaaactttaaaaaagaaaaaaagcatgagaTCATTTTTAAGGGTTATCCCACATACTTTTGCTTTTAATGGCACTCTGAAGAGTGGAAGCATCACTCGTGGCGTTGAAGTTTGGATAAGGAGTGACTGTTCCGTAATAGGGGGGTTTGGGCTTATCCTTCACCTAGAACAGCCAGAAGTACAAATGATTTTGTTTGATGAAAACTTGCTGCTACAAGCCATCAGGAATTTGCAGCTACACCTCATTTCAGttttgaaaagtattttttgattCATCTCAGTTTGATCCTAGGGCAGAGTGACACAAAAGATGGCAGTCAGTCATtttatatgaaaagaaaagggtgGAGTCTGTGATTCTAATCTATCAAATGCACAGTCTTCTGTCTGTTGGTGTTCACACATAGCCTTGATCTGTAAACGGGAAACAAATTGGCTCGGACCAAGCAACGCAACACTAGTTCTTTCATGCTCGTGCACGGGACAGGGGAAAGGCTATGGATGTAGAAAGAGAAAGGCAGTGGGATCCAGGGGCCGACGGTAAATCAGACACATAGCCTACGATTGTTCTGAAGGAGCACCGACGGGCgaggtgtgtttgtttgggtgtTGAGCTTGAATATCAACATTCTTTCTCCACTGTCGCAAGCTCCATCTTTAATAGGAAATCCAAAAACTTAAGTGTAAGCACCtgagaaaacaaaatctgtCCTGCTTCTTGTCAACTTTTACATAGCTTTTGAGATATTTAAATTGCAAAACCTTAAACTGGAGGGTGATCGTATAATAAACAAAACTGCAGTTAGCCAGCAGCGGGGGCATCCTGCTGTTATGTGACTAGTTGTAGCTGAGTGACCTGATACTCACTGTGACATAGCTGTTGTCAGGGTCTTTCTGAGGGATGACATTATTGAAGAATTTCTTGAAGAAGGCCATGATGCTTGACTGGAAAAGTTTAaacctaaacaaaaacaatcgcTGCCAAGAgggcaaaagaaaacaagaaagaaatacTAGTAATTTGCAGTTGACTAaaatatgtatgcatatatttaAACAACCAAAACCAATACCTGTGGCACTGCAGACAGTCTTCCCACACCGGTTTAAAGATCCCAGGTGTTGATTGCAGTATTTAACTCCCTCTGCAGTGTCTCCACCCATCTGTGTGCGAGGTTTCTTGTCACCTGCAGAGGATCGGCCAATCGTCTGCCCCCTCTCAAGACAACATTCCTGCAAGGTGACAGTAGAGGTTTTGGGCCCTTCTGACAGGTTGGGTGACTCTTCTGTACAGACTTAAATTGTAGATTTCTAAGCTCTCCACcctttaataaaacaacactTGTTGGAGCTGGCAGTTTAAGCGCTCCAAATACTAACCAATGTGTCATACCGGCACTGGATTCTTCCTCAGCCACGCCCACTACTCATTCTCCATTCAATCAGTATCATTGTCCACCATCCCCAGCCTATTAGCACTCATCACCTGTTGCCTGTTGCCCGCTCGTTAACCCATTTACAAAAAACTTCTCCAGTCCTCAGTGGTTGTCAGTGCTTGGGTCTAATTGGCATGTGGGTTTCCGCAGTTGCGTCAGTGTGGTGCCAGAGCTTCCAGTGGTTTGCAcctcttaaagtgcccatattctgctctttttaaggttcataattgtatttttaggttgtaccagaataggttaacatggttcaaatttcaaaaaacaccagatttttgatgtactacgcattgctgcagatcctttTTTTcgctgtgtgtgttcaggtctcagttttaactacagagtgagacatctcacttctttaatatttttgttgggagttgcCCAGTAGCTAGGTTATGATAAAATCATCTAGctactgtttttccaactttggtcgggattagctgggagacttcttttaaacatggtagtagttcttttgtagattatggtgaactagtgtgtgttgtagcagtgttttcccatttagaacgagctagcatgctggagctagcatgtgctacggttagccacctcatcttggCTAGTTACGTGAAAAGCCGTggagatgttgaacagctcacccggagactcactcaaaacagcatggatagttttttcaagcttgtatgcatgtggaagcaatAAAGACACTAAATAACCTCCAAATCCCAGAAAGTGatttttctttcacaatttGGCCACTTTAAGTCACGCAGTAATACTTCTAGAATTACTAAATGTGTTGAGTATTTTGTGAGGGAGCTGCACCAAGTCTGAAACTGCCCTGAGTGATGTCTCTTGAGTCAGTGGGTGGATCCCAAGAATCTTATTTGATATCTCCTTGCTTGAACCGGAAGCCGTTCTGGTCTGTCTTAAAACTCCAATGGTGCATTCATGTCACTTGGGAATATTAGTTAGCGCCCTTGTGATTATATTGTTCAGGCACCGCTCCTGTGATTAAGTTGTTTTTCCAACTGCCAGCGTTCACGTTGTTTGGATGCGTGTCCTTCTTCTGTTATTCTTGCATTTGGCATAACAACTTGTTGCACGACTACCACCAACTGTTGGGCGTAGCTTTGAGCATCCGGTGTGTGAGAACACAGACGCCACAATAACAaagatttgctgctgttttcttgTGCAAGCATACAAACAGCACATCGAcacgtgtttgtgttttatgacaTTGAACGGTagagaacatgttttttatacattggcctaattatgaataatttgaaaactgttatgtctgtgtatgtttcttgGCAGAGGCGTTTGTCCACAACAGTCTAttgtcatttaaatattttcagtgaacCAAAGTCGGTCACCAACTGTGAAACTCGGTTAGCAAACGAGCCCAAGTTTCCCACCTCTGATTCCCACATAAGGTGACGTGAATGATTGTTTTCTCTGGGAAAACTGTTTTTTCTGATGCCCAGCGAGGATTGAAAAGCGAGGAGTGAGGACGTCTCATCCGTCTAAAAACAAATTTCCTCGTTTCCTCTCTCCTCGCATCATTTCCCAGTCTCTCCTGTGTTTCCAAGGTGGGACAGACTAGGATGCGAGAAAAGCAATTGAAGGACACATGAATGTAATTAAAGGACCTGGGACATACCCAGTGTCAGCTGGGGCTGAAGGCTACAAGTTTAAAGACCTCTGTAGCATCATTGCAGATTGAACAATCTCcagctgaaatatttttttatatattttgaaacaaacccatcttgtttttttgtgaatcaAGACTGGGGATGTAAAGGACCTGACATGTCTACTTTGTGACATAAACTATGAAAAAATTTACTAAAATAAAGTAGgattaaatacaattaaaaaacgaacatgttattaaaatattttaaactttatttaaagtcAGAATCATACCATGAATTACAAAGTCAGTGTAAATGTGAGAGAAAACTACATTAGCACACAATAACTTCTGTGAATATTATAGATGTAAGCAAGGTGTCCAGATATATGGAAATAATATACAAAGTggatattataaaaaataacaaactattattttatatatcaaAACACGTCAGATTGAAAtaattattgtaatattgtagtTAAACCATGGCCCAAAcacaagagtgtgtgtttgaacttttctattctattcccTTGCTCGTCATTTGAAACAGAAAATCCCTGCACTTTGATTAATTTGTTGCACCGGCATTTGTACTTTGCATTTGTCTTTACTATATTATGTGTACACAATTTATACAGAGTCTGACTAAATTAATATTGATTTAAGTTTTTCAAGGTTTTCAACAGGATCTCCCTTTCTTCCTCAGCAGACGTGTTTGCTGGGTTGCATGGTCGTCAGTTTGGTTTGTAATGTGCTGGGGACAGAGATGCTTTCGGAAGTgcattttcagaaatgttgcGTACAATGaggcattcattttttttcctttgcgcaggtcatgttttgaaagacacTGTCCTGTCTACActaatgtaaattaataaaaatgtacacaaaaatgtgacaatgtccaacacattttatgaagaagaaagtcTTAAGTTTAAAGCATTATATGACCCACTATGTTCTGCTTCTGTATCCATGTAGACAACTGTCAACAGCCGTGACATCAGACTCAGAGAAAGAAGCTACTAAAGGAAAATAGGCCTGGCCTACCATGTTGAAATTCAGTGAGCAAATGTGTGGCTATGCCTTTTGCTACTATTTTGATTGAATTCCTAGTACAATTGACCATATCTAGAACAGCTGCGGCAGCAGCAGAACAGCTGTGTCTGTGCCTGCCCTGTGGGGATTGAGAATTTTGTGGATTTATTTGTGGATTTGTTGTCATCCCTCACTCAAGAATTATATTTGTTATGAACTTCCTCTTTTTTAACTAAACTGAGCTTGAGGTTTTAAATGACTCATTAAATTACTCATGACAAAATCTGATGGGTACGCGTCCCCACTGAAATTGGCGCCTATGCTGGGTTGCCATATATAGTTGATGATGACAACTGAGAAAATTCCTTTCACTTACAAAGACTGAGATGCggttgaaagctccagaaaaagcTTGTACATGTTGGTTAAGTTGCTAAATTGTTGTTCCTAAGAATACAACTCTTTTCACTCCAGTACGTGGAGTACTTTGGGCACAGAAATTTCTTTAGGATTAAATAAAGCTCTATCTTCCTGTATCTGATCTAATCTGAAGTACTGTTGCTGTGGTTACCTACAGCTCAATTCTAATTAAACACTGACCAGGGTGTCCTGATAGAAACAGAAAGCTACCAGCCAATCAAAAGTTAATATTTAAAGTGGCCATGGTAATGTAAGCGCAATTAATTGTGAGACTGTCAGCAATAGCAAACTCAAATGAATTTAGCTATATTGCCTTCATCTCTGTGTctgctcatttttttttttttacttcatagtagaaattaaaaaagcagtgattcctctttttttgtgaacattGCTGTCGTCTTCTTTGAATAAACCTTATCGAAATTACCACTGGACAAATCCGACTGGAGGTTCCGTGCTTAAGGTCAGTGTGAGCACCCACATCAAATATATCTTTGTATCGT is a window from the Etheostoma cragini isolate CJK2018 chromosome 16, CSU_Ecrag_1.0, whole genome shotgun sequence genome containing:
- the LOC117959639 gene encoding annexin A1-like isoform X1; this translates as MAFFKKFFNNVIPQKDPDNSYVTVKDKPKPPYYGTVTPYPNFNATSDASTLQSAIKSKKVDKDVIFAILVKRSNEQRQKIKAVYEASAGQSLDKALQSVLSSHLEDLALALISTPAHFDAYLFRKATKGLGTHEHILVEILASRTNQEIREIKRVYKEVYKTELEDVIKAETRGDFTTALLAMLKANKDESTEINNDLVKRDSEVLFEAGEKIKGTNVSAFIDILTTRSAPQLCKTFQQYATISDLTLPKALQLELKGDIEDCLIDIVKCSWNTSAFFAEKLHHAMKNAGTNEDTLIRVLVSRSEVDLKKIVQEYKAMYGVSLQEAIRRETKEHFESGLLALCGPE
- the LOC117959639 gene encoding annexin A1-like isoform X2 — its product is MAFFKKFFNNVIPQKDPDNSYVTVKDKPKPPYYGTVTPYPNFNATSDASTLQSAIKKVDKDVIFAILVKRSNEQRQKIKAVYEASAGQSLDKALQSVLSSHLEDLALALISTPAHFDAYLFRKATKGLGTHEHILVEILASRTNQEIREIKRVYKEVYKTELEDVIKAETRGDFTTALLAMLKANKDESTEINNDLVKRDSEVLFEAGEKIKGTNVSAFIDILTTRSAPQLCKTFQQYATISDLTLPKALQLELKGDIEDCLIDIVKCSWNTSAFFAEKLHHAMKNAGTNEDTLIRVLVSRSEVDLKKIVQEYKAMYGVSLQEAIRRETKEHFESGLLALCGPE